The following DNA comes from Riemerella anatipestifer ATCC 11845 = DSM 15868.
TTACTGCCCTAAAGAAAAGGTTTGATGAGGAAGGTATAAATATACCATTTCCTATTAGAACTTTTAAATTTGAACAATAGAATAGAAAAGCCTTGCTTCTTCTAGGATAAGAGCAAGGCTTTTTTTATTTCATATCGTACATCACCATTGCGGTCATCAGTTTTGGAGATATTAGAGTAGATTTAGGTGGCATTTTTTGATTTAAGTCGGATATTTTAACCAAATCATTAAAACTTACTGGATAAACCCCAAAAGCAACTTGATATTCGTTTGAGTCTACCTTGTCTTTTAATTTTAGTATTCCGTTAATATCAGAAGTTCCCTTTAAAAATTTAACTCTATCCGAAATCTTAGAGTTTTCTATACCTAAAATTGGTTTTAGAATAAACTTTTCTAAAAGGTAATGATCCATACTCTCCAATCCTTCTTCCGTAGGACGAAGGTCGTGTTTAATGTGTAGACTATAAAATTTCCCATCTAAATACATACTGATATGGAATTTTTTAGAAGGGAAATAAGGCGTTTCTCCCTTTTCATAGATAAGGAAATCTTGCTCCAATCGTTTTAAGAAATCTTCCTTAGAAAATCCGTTAAGGTCTTTTATCAATCTGTTGTAATCGTGTATTTTTATAGACTGATTAGATACAATGAAACTATAAACAAAGTTATAACCTTCTGTACCTAAACTCTTTTTGTTTTTCTCTCTTTGTAATTTTGCATTCAATGCAGCAGAGCCAATTCTATGGTGTCCGTCGGCTATGTAGAAAGAGTCTATTTGGTCTATAACCTCTTTAAACTGTTGGAGTTTTAGGCGGTTATCTATTTTCCAAACTTTATGACAAATATTTTGGTCATCTTTGAAATTTATGATAGGAATGTTTTTCTCCTCAAGATTCATCAACATTTCTACCTTTGAGTTTGCTGGATAGGTAAGGAGTACAGGTTCTGCTTGTAGTTCTACCTTACCAAGGTATTCGGCTAACCTTTCTTTTTTATGTGTAATAGTAGCCTCGTGCTTTTTTATTTTGCCATTCCAAAAATCTTCTACAGAAACTAATCCTAATAAACCTCTGAAAACGGTTTTGTTAGGCATTATTTGCTCGTATAAGTAGTAAGAAGCGGCATCTTGCATAAGATTACTCTTTGCTATTTCTTCGTAGTTATTTCTTACCTTTCTTAAATTTCTGTTTACATCTTTGGATTTACTGCATATATAGGGCTTTACCATATTGATGTAGCTTCCTTCTATGTTCGCTTTTTCAGCTATCACATCATCAGTATAGTTATCCAACGGACGAGTGGGAAATATGTTAATGTACTCGCTTCTTGGTCTTACTCCTTTAAATGGTTTAAATGTAGGCATTTTACGAATTAAAGTTTATAATTTGTTGAGCAAGTTCTGTTCCTATTCTTTCTTGAGCTTCAAGAGTGTTGCCTCCTAAATGAGGACTTAAAGACAAACTAGGATTCATAAGTAGAGCGAGAGAAGGTTCTGGTTCATTTTCAAAAACAT
Coding sequences within:
- a CDS encoding DUF1015 domain-containing protein, whose product is MPTFKPFKGVRPRSEYINIFPTRPLDNYTDDVIAEKANIEGSYINMVKPYICSKSKDVNRNLRKVRNNYEEIAKSNLMQDAASYYLYEQIMPNKTVFRGLLGLVSVEDFWNGKIKKHEATITHKKERLAEYLGKVELQAEPVLLTYPANSKVEMLMNLEEKNIPIINFKDDQNICHKVWKIDNRLKLQQFKEVIDQIDSFYIADGHHRIGSAALNAKLQREKNKKSLGTEGYNFVYSFIVSNQSIKIHDYNRLIKDLNGFSKEDFLKRLEQDFLIYEKGETPYFPSKKFHISMYLDGKFYSLHIKHDLRPTEEGLESMDHYLLEKFILKPILGIENSKISDRVKFLKGTSDINGILKLKDKVDSNEYQVAFGVYPVSFNDLVKISDLNQKMPPKSTLISPKLMTAMVMYDMK